The Mangifera indica cultivar Alphonso chromosome 12, CATAS_Mindica_2.1, whole genome shotgun sequence DNA window ACTAACCTTTCAATGGCATCTGTGAAGAGCTCAAGCTCGTCCATTGTACCATAAACGTCATAAACATCGTCAATTATTGTTATCAGAGCATTCACCTTCGTCATCATCCTTCTGAAGTATCCAAATTGAGCCTCGGATGTTAGCCCCAAATTCCAAAAGAAACTCACCAGCAGCCTGTCTCGTGCAAAATTTAGCTTCTCTCCAATACCTGTATTCCTCCACCAGCTTTATGGGACAAGAAACATAGTTATATCATTGTAAGaaatggggggggggggggggggggggggggggggggagaaaaTAAATATTGCAACATCCTGGTTTACACTTTGTTGCTACATATTTAGGTCTCAAATCGGCATATATAAGCACTTTAGCCACTTACCTTGACACATCTTTAAGTTCTTGTTGGTGCGTTGCCTGCAGTATATTGAAATGGAGTTTAGCAAGCTCAAGCAAGATGGGGTTGCAGTCATGTCTTGTCTCATATACATCAACAAACCACCTAGCCTCTATCCTTGGCATCCTCCAATGCAGTGGAAGCTCTAGTGCATGCTTCACTAATGAGGAAACATATTCATCTTCACCTCCCTTGTCCTTGATATACTCCTTCAGGTATGTGGCCGCAAAATTTCTGAAATAATGGAAGATTTTACTCTCTTCCTCTTTCAATAGAAATGCAGCTTCATACAAAGATAAAATTCCTTTGCAATCATCATTGCCACATGAATTGAAGTTTCCCTTCTCATCACTGAAATTATTGAAAACGTCTGCAGAACCAAGTCACGATTTCAGTCTTAGTTAGAACAtccaacaaaatcaatattattgcACGTAATACAAGCTCAAACTGTAGATGCTAGAATAAAGTTATCGTTAGAGTTTGACTAGGGCTATTGGATCTCTACCACAAAATATCTACCCAATTTATCATTAGTTTCACACTTTACAACAAACCCAACAACCTCCAAGTTCCAAATGACACGATGTGATTTTACCAAACTTCAAAAGTCCCAAACGACAAGATGGGCTAATTCAAGTCCAGATGATAAGATGAGATTTTACCAAAATTCACAAGTCTCATCCTTTATAAGACCTTAGGCGATACCAGGTCTCAAATTGGATGAGATTTTACAAGGAACCACATATACCaatagggatgacaatttggacccgattttaggggtCCCGACCCTAACGAGGAGGAAATTCCCTGATAGAAACGAGGaagaggatgaaaaaaatctccgcaATCGGGGACGGGCCGAgaatggggatacatgtgtcccctcctcGCCCCTATCTctatccctttatattaatatatttatttaaaatactaacatattttttatagttttaaattatttatatttttcaaatttatttaggttttttttgtatatattaaagtagttaatatattatatttgtgatatttgaaataatgaattaattttaattttatttaatatatttatattgtgtttagaaggtaaaaaaaaaatttttttttttgagggtATAGAGAAGGGATTTTTCCTCGCGGGGATGAAGAGAAGATGGGGAGGGGATAGGGGTGGATTTTTCTTTGTGGGGAAAGGAtagaaaatcattttcatccctgTAGTGGGGACggagattgatatcccctacggggatggggacggggacggggattgatatcccctctcTGCCCCttcccgttgccatccctataTACTAATATTGGAACGAGATTTTTGCTTACACTTTATATATCCATTAGGGTCCGGTTGGTGTCAAGGGATAAAacttttcttcatattttatatacccACACCCAACTTAAATTCTAACGTGGGATACTTAACCGTTCTCACAATAATTAACTATTCAAATAGGCATTCCCCTCTCCGACTTTATTTCCTTTATGGGCTTTGAATTACCTGCAGGAACATCATAGTAATGTTGTCTTAGGAGTCTAAACTCAAGAGCTGCCGCGTATAAACCATCTTGTTTTCGCTTGGTCTCGTATACCCTATCAAGAATTCGCTTTATCTCATCTTTAAATTGATAAGATAATCCAAGTCTTTGCAAGTCATCAATGAGCTCCAGTTGCTGTACAGAATCCACCGCACTATCAAGCACCAGCCTCACTTCTTCCTTCAGCTTGTCAGCCCGTTCCTCAGATGGTTTTCCCTGCACGATATGCACAAACTATAATTACAGGCCATAGTAGAACTCTAAAATTACTACtgtagttttataattatacgCTACCAACCACATGGCTCTTCAATGATTGAACAAAATCATAGCCCCAAATGGTAGGTTGGTAATTGGCTGATCGCCTGACAATGGGTTCATCTGAGAGTTTGGCGGCACCGCTGCACTTGACTCTGCCTGGAACCACGGCATTGCTCCTGGATCTTCCAACTACTCTGCAGCTTCTTAGAGGCATTCTGGTGAAAGTGGATGCAGGACTCATTAAAGCGAGCTGATAACAATGAGCCATTATTTAGAAggtttcagttttttaaatGCTTTGGATTGAACTCATCAATGTGGCTCTTTATATAGAATAACTTCATGGAGACGTGGCAAGCTGCTGATCATATCTTTCTTTAATATTTCCGaacagtaaaagaaaaagacttATGTTATGCAAAGCGTGTTCAACAACTGaacactttttaatttttccgaacaggaaaagaaaaagacttaTGTTATGCAAAGCGTGTTCAACAACTGAACACCTAACTGATTCTAGAAGAGAAAGATATTTGGAGTAAATAGTATCCCTAACTcaaaatttaaccaattttgtgacaatatattattatttgtatataaatttatgtatattatttgttcatataattttaatttttgagaaataccaaaccaaaccaaacaactATTATATGAAAACCCAAGTTTAACTCTATTCGCGTTCAATTTATtatagaaacaaaattaaatttcaacttatttatatttttaattaaaaaacacaaaatgatttcaaaatttgatgAGAAATGAAATAAGGCTATTTATAATGGATTGGATAAGTAATTGAATATATGCTTTATCAAGGAGAGATTTTTACAATAATCTCAACCCAAGAATGACTTGCTCGATCCATAATAAATAGTCTTATCTTATGCATTTCATTTCTCTTGGCAAATAAGCTTTTATACATATTATCTTGCAGTAGACCTgctacaaaaattaaataatatatattgattttaataaatttattatatataacattatttctATGAAACATTGTGCACAACCTATCATATTagataggccaaaggactatgagcaatgctatgtgtacccatttttggtacacaatttatatacacagtgatatgtcatcatgtatttagatgattttaaaacatgtgtcatcatttgataaagaaacatccaatcacatgataacacctcatctgtgtacacaaattgtgtactaaaaatgggtacacattgttttattgaaggactatttcccaccaagttTAATGTAAACATAAAGACATATTTGTGAAAgatcaaaaacccaaacacccattcgccatataatttttgttaaaacttatTGTTAACTATAGgagaaaaatcatcatttaatcaataatattaaaaaactaaaattttatcttattttctcttcatagtttaaaaaactaataatccccccccccccccccccccccccccccccccccaaattgTAAAAGTTATCTTTTCTTCCTAGGGTTTCATTCCTTCTGTTTCTTCTTCGGTGACATTCTCTGGCCAATCTCCCATTTGTCAGTGCTCCCTCTCACATCCCAAATGAAGACGGGACCACTGTTCCTTGGCTATGAACCCGACAAATCGTTTAGATTCGTCGCTCAATGAACATGTTCCTTCCCACCATCTTCATTGTGTTTGTGGCCAAAGAATGATTTGGATCTAGACGGATTGACTTCAGAAGAATCGTTTGATGTCGATTCATTAGTCGAACGAAGATGACTCGTTCACTAGACAAAATTTCTTCGGTGAGAAAGTTGATAacaagagaagaagatggtgagaAGGTTGGCTAACGATGGGAACAATATCTGATCGCttgagaaggaagaaaaaaagggGGAAAGTAACactttcaaaacttaatcctggttgtaaattattagttttccaaattaagagaggaaaatgatataaatttttaggattttatgataaaataagaattttatttttacttataatagaaaattttaacataagtaAATTCATAGgtaggtgtttaggtttttgagcTCTTACGAGTGTGTGTTTATTTTTGCGTTAAACtgtgggtgggaaatagtccttcgggCGATTAGATATGGCTGCTCATGTCTGAAGCCGACAGGACAAAAAATCTCTGAGTCACATCCCAATAACAATGACCAGTCCTAATCAATATTGTTATCCCAGAGTTGTGAACATCTTCCTATAGCCCAAATTGCAGTGCTTGATGTTTTATCATGGTAAGCTTTTAAGCCTGTGTAGATGTTGATGATCCCCACGAGAGAGGGTGACGTTCCAAAAAACCAATGCAGGAAGTACCATGTACTTCTTATATTTCCTCTGCACAAAAACAGAGATTATAAGGCAAATTGTCATTAATATAAGTTGTGCGGGCATAAAAGTGTTATTTAGTTTGTCCCACCCCAAAAGTTAACTAACGTGTGATTTTCAACAATCCTTCCCTAATCATATAGGAGTTATCAACAATCTTTCCCTTAACTATCGTTAGATTCGAATCAAGCCAGTTCTTAGCTtagtatttgatttgatttgagctgAATTCAAGTTAGAGTTTCAATTTGATAGCTTCTCTCAAGTTTTTCTCGAATCCCTcttaaatgatattgtttatcttgttaatgatactatttattctACTAACGATACTATTTATCCCGTTGGTAACCTTCGATGACATCTCCAACAAATTTTagtgagctcaaactcaaggtGATCATTTAAGATTCGAGCTGAACTAGAGTCAGCCTATATTTGGGCTtaactcggttcgaatccaaccttactCTCAACTAGACAGGGCAGCCAATGAGTGAACTGGCCAAACTTTCCCTTTATCCAAGCCTTTTGAACCAGACCAACTAGAGAGTAAGGAACAATCACTCTTCAAGTACGTGTTTGGGTTAGCAGGTCTGAATTTCAAATGGACTTGTGTTCTAGTAAATTTAGATGGAATTGTTCCAAAACTTGGGCTTTAATATCAATTGATGGACCGCTATAAAAGTATTATTAGGTCTCTCTTTCCCAAAAGATAGCTCAAGGGTGAGATTTTCCTCACGCTATTATACCCAATCCCAACTTAACTCCCCATAAAAATATGGATCCTCAAGAGAAACAGTATTTACAATATTAGTTTTGAATCAAAATGGAATTCTTTAATGAATTACTTAGAAGGCCTGAAGAATCCAATCAAGGCTTGAACCCACATGGCTCCACAAAGTGCTGGACCCAACTTTTGGTGATTGTTATCAAATGAATTCTCGAAGTTTTTAATCAACACGACAGCTCTAATTGTGTCAACAGAACCACTGAAAATGTCTGTAAAAacattgaaagagaaaaaaagacatATTATTGAGTAGTCAAGAATGGCCAACTTGATATGTAGTTTTGCATCGACCATCATccaacaaaatattgaaaattcagAAGGCAAGATTCTGCagtaatattttgaattaaaaaacaacataatcACTGCCTTTTCTTGTGATTCAAGATTAAATGATAGATATGCTGTAACATTTTGGTTAAATAAAAAAGCTCACTGTCAAGACATGATTCTTTGATCTTTGCAACCTAAACgcgtaaaatttaatttgggtCAATTCACAACATCAGTTTGTTGAAAAGTGTACTATCATAACATCATTTCCATTGTGGAAGAATAGCCAAATTAGTGCCCACATCAAGGAGCAGATTGCGGAAAATTTTCACctagaatttttcaaaaaaaaaaataaaacaaagctGGAATTGGAGACTTTTCAACCGCCAAGCCCAAGTAACAAGGCAaagaactttgaaaaaaaaaaaaataatgaagatgtAACATAATAGGAAATCTTCAAGGTCTTTTCTTTAAAGCTTAAATTAGAATGCTAGTAAAAATGGTATTGACCGAAAAGAAAATGAGCCAAGTGATGAAAATTCATCATAAAAGAAACGTAAGAGGATAAAAGGTAAtaactttgtttttctttgataTATTACACCtaaaataaaaggtaataaCTTTTTATCATAATAGGTTGCAATCGTTAATActcttaatcatataaatataaaatatcactagaataaaaagagagacaaaaagaaaccaaaaaaaagaaaaaaaatctctctaaaaaaaaatgaataaaatgcaAGACAAAGACACATTAAGTCAAGTCAGATTCGTCTAACCATTTATGCATTTGTGAATGTTAGCAAAGGACAAGAAACATCAGTATCCATATCAAGAGGTagcagaaaattttatttagtgaGCAGGAAATTAGAGGGAGGAGCTTGTCATGCATTAAAGTATACTTTATGAGTTGCCTATATATGTCAGAGTTTCCGAATGATAATATGCATCACATAATATCAGAAACAATGGGGTTGTCAACCTAGAAGAGAGCTTTTTCACTTCTTTCCCTGCTTATGTTTGTTGTTATGTCTCATTCTTCACCTGATGTTGCTTCTGATCCTTCTCAAGAAGCAATGGCTCTTCTAAAATGGAAAGCCAGCCTTCAAAACCACAACCATTCTCTTCTGCCATCTTGGACTCTTTCTTCTCCAAATGTCACAAATACTTCTATCCACCTCAAAACCAAATTAAGTCCATGCACTTGGTTTGGAATCTCTTGCAATCATGCCGAAAGTATCACAAGTGTTAACTTGACCAGCACAAGTCTGAAAGGCACACTTCATGAACTATCTTTCTCATTATTTCCCAATCTTGTACTCATTGATCTAAGCGTGAATGAACTCTTTGGTGTCATCCCTCCTCAAATCAGCCACCTAAAAAATCTAGAGGTCCTTTACCTTTATTCAAATAAGTTATTTGGTTCTATTCCTAACGAGATAGGAAACTTAAACTCTCTAAGAGATATAGTTTTGGGAGAAAATCAATTGAGTGGCTCTATTCCTTATTCTATTGGAAACCTGACCAACTTAAAAGATTTATACCTCCATACTAACAACCTTTCTGGTGCCATTCCTGAGGAGATAGGCAACTTGAAGTCCCTTTTGGATTTAGCGTTAAGCACAAATCAATTAAGTGGCTCTATTCCTTTGTCTATTGGAAACTTGagcaacttaaaatttttatacctcTGTGGAAACAACCTTTCTGGTGCCATTCCTGAAGAGATAGGCAACTTGAAGTCCCTTTCGGATCTAGAGTTAGGCACAAATCAATTTAGTGGCTCTATTCCTCGGTCTATTGGAAACttgatcaatttaaaaattttacaccTCCACACTAACAACCTTTCTGGTGCCATTCTTGAGGAGATAGGCAACTTGAAGTCCGTTTCAGATCTAGAGATAAGCACAAATCAATTAAGTGGCTCTATTCCTTGTTCTATTGGAAACTTGACCAACTTAAAAGCTTTATACCTCCACACAAATAACCTTTCTGGTGCCATTCTTGAGGAGATAGGCAACTTGAAGTCCCTTTCGGATCTAGAGTTAAGCAAAAATCAATTTAGTGGCTCTATTCCTCGGTCTATTGGAAACTTGagtaacttaaaatttttatacctcCGGAGTAACAACCTTTCTGGCGCCATTCCTGAGGAGATAGGCAACTTGAAATCCCTTTGGGATCTAGAGCTAAGCAAAAATCCATTTAGTGGCTCTATTCCTCGATCTATTGGAAACTTGagcaacttaaaatttttatacctcTACAGTAACAACCTTTCTGGTGCCATTCCTGAGGAGATAGACAACTTGAAGTCCCTTTCGGATCTAGAGTTAAGCACAAATCAACTGAGTGGCCCTATTCCTCATTTTATTGGAAACTTAAgcaacttaaaatatttatacctCGATAGGAACAATTTTTATGGCACCATTCCTGCAGAGATAGGTAACTTAAAGTTCCTTttgaatttatcattaaatcataatcaTCTTAGTGGTGTTATTACTCCTTCCCTTACAAATTTGAGCAATATTAAAATGTTGTCTCTTGCTTATAACAATCTTTCTGGTTTAATTCCCGGTATGGTGGGAAACTAAGGCTTGTAaagttttgtttaatatataaatgaataaatttctTATAATGTGATTTTGGCATTATATTCTCATTtccctattttttatttttatttttattgcattCAGATAAAGAAGTTCGATCATTGTACTTTTTTGAAATTAGTAAAAGTTCAACTTTTAATATTGTAgtagaaaattaaattcattttcagatttggttaattaataagtcataaaattatttaaatgtcaTACTGAACCGCCAACAGGGCAAAGAACTTGAGGGaaaaaaaagtaacataatCGGCATTTTTCAAGGTGTTTTCTTTACACCATCGCTCTACTAAGTATTTAATAGGCTAAACATTTGTAGATAaatggaataaataaataagaaaagaaacttCGTCACGAAAATCGTAGCCCTCACACAgaaggataatttttttttgacaagtgataatgttaatattataagaaaaaaccCGAGCTTAACTAAATTTACAGAACgatatgaaaaaatatgagtAGTTACAAGAATAATAACTAGTCATTTTGTACACCGGTAAACATCTCTCGTCTTGACTCTTGAGGAGACAATCCACCAACTTGTATTCTTTTTGCATTTTCCGTCTATGTGTATCAACTCTTGAGGATATAAACTCTCGAACAACAGTTCGAACCATGTCAAAAACtaataagtaatactatatgtatccaatttgaatacacaaataagtatatacttatgtgTATCATCagatgattgaatattattttatttttagtttagaatcactcaattatatgatgatacacattaactatatatatgtttttatactCAAAgtaagtacacatagttttattaaaaacttatatctATCTAACATGCATGCACACATTGTCTACTATTTTCATAATAGTGGATAATTAAGTTGATAAACCAATTCTAATGGCGGCTATTGTAATATATCTTGcacaagatttttaattttatataaagttgTTGATAAATCAGGAGAATAGTTTGGCTCATGACAGGATTTCCATGACATCATTTTCATAGTggaaaaaaaaggcaaaattagTGTCCATATCAAGGGGCAAGTGGCAGAAAATTTAAGTGTaggaattttcaaaaaagaaattggAGACTTTTCAACCATCAAGCCCAAGAAACAAGGCAAAGaacttataaaataaagtaatatattagGCAGTCTTCAAAGTCTTTCTCTTTCAGAGCTTAAATTAGCATCACTCTATTAGTCAAAAGTGTTAAAGATTGAAAAGAAAGGGAGCTAAGTAATGAAAATTGGCCATAGAATAAGAATCACTCATACAAGAGGATAATCATACAAGACAAATACCTAGACTACAATACCAACTATGATATCAACGCTTAATTAAATGTCAGAATCAGGAATctattaacaaaacattaatTTTCTAGTGGAAGAATGGGCAAAATTAGCATCCACGTAGCTCTCAATTGGTAACTTAAGTAAGGGTTACACAACCAAGAGGGTATAGATTAAAAATTCATCAGAAACATAttgaaatcaaacttttaatttatggtGTACAGTGGTTATAAAATGGGTCACTGAACCCAAAGTTTTCATTTGGTTGGTAAAATCATTCCAAACCCAATTAGAGAATGATTCGGTCTAAGTAAAAGTTTTCATTACCTATATCTTGTTTTGAAGATAAATGTAGTCTAGTTTGttcaatatattttgatttatattttcaatcacaAGATGCTTAAGATTTAAGAAGAAAAGGAGCTAGGGTTATGATAATTCATTGTGGAAAAAATAACCACTTACATAAGACAAAGACCTTGATCAAGGTATCAACTACCTTATCAGCCTTTAATTAAGAGTCCTACTTTCCAACTACGCGAGAAAGTAGAGCTGCAGAAAATTTATTGTCCATATGGAACAAGGGGCAAGTGGCCAAACTATGTGAGAACCAAAATTAACGTAGTCCACCtgtttcttttcaaatttcattgttaaaaaTGAATGAATGCATGACAAAGACACTTTTAAGTCAAGTCAAATACGCAGGGGACAGAGAAACATTAGTATCCACATAAAGAGGTTGTAGAAATTTTTATTCAGTGAGCAGGAAATTAGAAGGAAAAGCTTTTCAAGCATTAGAGTATGCATTATGAGTTGCTCatatatataggccaaaagacttattctcacccaaagtaagttgtttttttaagtttccatcccttatctttgaaaatctcaaacatccGCTCATGAGTcgttaaagttaacgaaactctaaccctttaaattttatttctttttaccCCTTCAACCCTAAAAAGTAACAATCTTTCCccttaggccaagttttgaaaagtagcaattttcccctaggttttttttcattatttgacaGCATCTTTGGTGCTTCTTCGGTGgcatctcctttctctttctttggtGGTTGCTCCCTCACCATCTCTCCTTTTGGCTTGCAGTCCTAAACTTAGCAGAAAGATGACATCTCTCGTATTTGTCGAGGAATATGAACAACTTTGTCTTTTTGACAAAGCTAGGAGTTTTTTTCGACATCAATTGATGCCATCTAAGCTTCCAAATGAGAGAAGCTTGATAGCTAGAGCTAGAGGAGGGATTGGGAGATCTTTGTCGCCAACGATGACGTCACAGATTTAGAAattaaaccttagggggaaaatgtcattttttaaaatttggcatAGGGAGaaacttttggtttttaaagtttgggggaggggggggggggggggggggggggcggaGAAGGGAgacaaaagattaaattttagtttatttttaatattacagatgaaataatgattttgtcccTACAACCGTTAACTTTAACTGCCCATAAATAAGTGTTcgagatttttaaaaataagggGTGGGAATTGGGAAAAACaacatatcttgggtgggaataatattttggccatatatatatatatatcagtgGTTCCAAATTATTATAGGCATTACATAATTCAGAAACAACGGGGTTGTCAATCTTGAAAAGGGCCTTTTTGATAAATCTTCTTCTGTCAATTTACGATAATCAATACATTTTTTGGGGGATTTCCAAATCCAAAGTAGTCCTTGTCCTTGAAGCTTTCTTTGAACCAACCTTAGTGTAATCTGATTGTCCACCCActcattctttttcttgtttgtccATAGGCATCCGAACACATTGCAACTGCATATTCAGAGCTCAGGAATGGGACTTCAAACGCAAAGGTTAATTTAGTTTCTATGACTAGATAGCACACTGTCTTAGACATATTATAACAA harbors:
- the LOC123192791 gene encoding terpene synthase 10-like; translation: MAHCYQLALMSPASTFTRMPLRSCRVVGRSRSNAVVPGRVKCSGAAKLSDEPIVRRSANYQPTIWGYDFVQSLKSHVGKPSEERADKLKEEVRLVLDSAVDSVQQLELIDDLQRLGLSYQFKDEIKRILDRVYETKRKQDGLYAAALEFRLLRQHYYDVPADVFNNFSDEKGNFNSCGNDDCKGILSLYEAAFLLKEEESKIFHYFRNFAATYLKEYIKDKGGEDEYVSSLVKHALELPLHWRMPRIEARWFVDVYETRHDCNPILLELAKLHFNILQATHQQELKDVSSWWRNTGIGEKLNFARDRLLVSFFWNLGLTSEAQFGYFRRMMTKVNALITIIDDVYDVYGTMDELELFTDAIERWDANSMEQLPEYMKIVYLALFNSVNDMASHALKVHGVDIIPYLKKTWADLCKSFLLEAKWHHDGHIPTLAEYMNNAWISISGPVLLVHAYFLATDPITEETIECLEEYSNIIRWSSMILRLADDLGTASDEMEKGDVAKSIQCYMHETGASEEDGREHIGEMVAATWLKMNRDRLENPHLSTTFIDIAMNLGRMAQCIYQHGDGHGIEVGQTRDNVLSLLVNPIQVQSVDSSG
- the LOC123192116 gene encoding cytochrome b561 domain-containing protein At4g18260-like gives rise to the protein MVDAKLHIKLAILDYSIICLFFSFNVFTDIFSGSVDTIRAVVLIKNFENSFDNNHQKLGPALCGAMWVQALIGFFRPSKGNIRSTWYFLHWFFGTSPSLVGIINIYTGLKAYHDKTSSTAIWAIGRCSQLWDNNID
- the LOC123192117 gene encoding probable leucine-rich repeat receptor-like protein kinase At1g35710; this translates as MSHSSPDVASDPSQEAMALLKWKASLQNHNHSLLPSWTLSSPNVTNTSIHLKTKLSPCTWFGISCNHAESITSVNLTSTSLKGTLHELSFSLFPNLVLIDLSVNELFGVIPPQISHLKNLEVLYLYSNKLFGSIPNEIGNLNSLRDIVLGENQLSGSIPYSIGNLTNLKDLYLHTNNLSGAIPEEIGNLKSLLDLALSTNQLSGSIPLSIGNLSNLKFLYLCGNNLSGAIPEEIGNLKSLSDLELGTNQFSGSIPRSIGNLINLKILHLHTNNLSGAILEEIGNLKSVSDLEISTNQLSGSIPCSIGNLTNLKALYLHTNNLSGAILEEIGNLKSLSDLELSKNQFSGSIPRSIGNLSNLKFLYLRSNNLSGAIPEEIGNLKSLWDLELSKNPFSGSIPRSIGNLSNLKFLYLYSNNLSGAIPEEIDNLKSLSDLELSTNQLSGPIPHFIGNLSNLKYLYLDRNNFYGTIPAEIGNLKFLLNLSLNHNHLSGVITPSLTNLSNIKMLSLAYNNLSGLIPGMVGN